A genomic window from Synechococcus sp. CBW1107 includes:
- a CDS encoding S1C family serine protease → MESSDAARPPALPAEEVFRRVADAVVTIDVPDGQGAGVMLSASGLIGTSQHLVEGWCTALVRFRDGKQVRARVVRSFRDADLAFLQLPEEAVPEAVERVRCGLIQDRAPAGRTPIVGETVYAIGHPLGLPYTLTRGIVSAVGRQVAGRSYLQVDAAINPGNSGGPLYDGQAELVGLMACSRAESQGLNFAVTAEQVYSRFNLYLEEREQGARFYCCVCGAACRDPAYCDRCGALLALVDAVEELESAAGDDKAREDAEEESDGNGNGEGETEDQNEQGSEVMDCPVCGAACSEGAAYCAVCGATL, encoded by the coding sequence GTGGAATCAAGCGATGCCGCCCGCCCTCCGGCCCTGCCGGCCGAGGAGGTGTTCCGGCGGGTGGCCGATGCGGTGGTGACGATCGACGTGCCGGATGGCCAGGGTGCGGGTGTGATGCTGAGCGCTTCCGGGCTGATCGGCACCAGCCAGCACCTGGTAGAAGGCTGGTGCACGGCCCTGGTCCGCTTTCGCGACGGCAAGCAGGTCCGGGCCCGGGTGGTGCGTTCCTTCCGCGATGCCGATCTGGCCTTCCTCCAGCTTCCTGAGGAGGCGGTCCCGGAAGCGGTGGAGCGGGTGCGCTGCGGGCTGATCCAGGATCGGGCTCCCGCCGGGCGTACGCCGATCGTGGGCGAGACGGTCTATGCCATCGGCCATCCCCTGGGCCTCCCTTACACCCTGACCCGGGGCATCGTGAGTGCGGTCGGTCGGCAGGTCGCGGGCCGAAGCTATCTGCAGGTGGATGCCGCCATCAATCCCGGCAACAGTGGCGGCCCCCTCTACGACGGGCAGGCGGAGCTGGTGGGTCTGATGGCCTGCAGCCGCGCCGAATCGCAGGGGCTCAACTTCGCAGTGACGGCCGAGCAGGTCTACAGCAGGTTCAACCTCTATCTGGAGGAGAGGGAGCAGGGTGCCCGCTTCTATTGCTGCGTCTGCGGTGCGGCCTGCCGGGATCCCGCCTATTGCGACCGGTGCGGGGCACTGCTGGCGCTCGTGGATGCCGTGGAGGAGCTGGAGAGCGCGGCAGGGGATGACAAGGCCAGGGAGGACGCTGAGGAGGAGAGCGACGGGAACGGCAACGGCGAGGGTGAGACGGAGGATCAGAACGAGCAGGGATCTGAGGTCATGGACTGCCCCGTCTGCGGGGCGGCCTGCAGCGAGGGAGCTGCGTACTGTGCGGTCTGCGGAGCCACGCTCTAG
- a CDS encoding YbjN domain-containing protein, whose product MTTFLADLLAKLRPARMEAALTEAALVEQTITVVDEVLEALGLGDTRDEAEEGVAWRFQVGSAQIEIGIHDNEILDEPTIEICAPILTLPSTRVLAFYRRCLELNRLMVGCSIGVDNDIVVVAAERRLPGLDRAQFMEMLLNVASAADQFDNDLSQEFGAGMLGTEPAAEEP is encoded by the coding sequence ATGACGACCTTCCTGGCTGACCTGCTCGCGAAGCTGCGCCCCGCCCGGATGGAGGCCGCGTTGACGGAGGCCGCCTTGGTGGAGCAGACCATCACGGTGGTGGACGAGGTGCTCGAAGCCCTGGGGCTGGGCGACACCCGGGACGAGGCGGAAGAAGGCGTCGCCTGGAGGTTTCAGGTGGGCAGCGCTCAGATCGAGATCGGCATCCACGACAACGAGATCCTGGATGAGCCCACGATCGAGATCTGCGCACCGATCCTGACGCTGCCGAGCACCCGTGTGCTGGCCTTCTACCGCCGCTGCCTGGAGCTCAACAGACTGATGGTGGGCTGCTCGATCGGGGTCGACAACGACATCGTGGTGGTGGCGGCGGAACGACGTCTGCCCGGGCTCGACAGGGCACAGTTCATGGAGATGCTGCTGAACGTGGCCAGTGCCGCGGATCAGTTCGACAACGATCTCAGCCAGGAATTCGGCGCGGGGATGCTGGGGACTGAGCCGGCGGCAGAGGAGCCCTAG